The following proteins come from a genomic window of Shewanella halifaxensis HAW-EB4:
- the ubiK gene encoding ubiquinone biosynthesis accessory factor UbiK: MINPKKIEEVAKQLSENLPGGLKQFAGEFEERSKQILQNQLQKLDVVSREEFEVQQHVLIRTREKLERLQAQVDALEAKLNAAD; this comes from the coding sequence ATGATTAACCCTAAAAAAATAGAAGAAGTCGCTAAGCAACTAAGCGAGAACCTCCCAGGTGGATTAAAACAATTCGCAGGCGAGTTTGAAGAGCGAAGCAAACAGATTTTACAAAATCAGTTACAAAAACTAGACGTAGTATCACGCGAAGAGTTTGAGGTGCAGCAGCACGTTTTGATTAGGACTCGTGAAAAACTTGAGAGATTACAAGCCCAAGTCGACGCGCTTGAGGCCAAATTAAACGCAGCAGACTAA
- a CDS encoding phosphatase PAP2 family protein, with amino-acid sequence MKKSALNTLFFQPQHTKKVLLSAWAILLITPAVIYLSSVNLFPSIALDSWFAQALYWLTSTGTAPYGIMTGILILVVCYRSLSRQQFMQLVLAVSISMAATLSLNHFLKPYFAEARPNAALLEQEYLLNTQDFYQQTKADKRELIGTAIHQLEVARPDLNLSPSIKRHWQHEVGYAFPSGHTLFAVTLALTVSFYLLMAGKTLLPLMLFGWAITMGFSRMLLGMHWPQDVLASTAIGGSIAFISIYLTQALWPAINNLFVSRLKAA; translated from the coding sequence TTGAAAAAATCAGCTTTAAATACACTCTTTTTCCAGCCTCAACACACTAAAAAAGTCCTGCTTAGCGCTTGGGCCATACTACTTATCACCCCTGCGGTTATCTATCTCTCCTCCGTAAACCTGTTCCCTAGCATTGCACTAGACTCTTGGTTTGCTCAGGCTCTTTATTGGCTAACCAGTACAGGCACCGCACCCTACGGCATCATGACCGGGATACTTATTCTTGTTGTCTGCTATCGCAGTTTAAGCCGCCAGCAATTTATGCAACTGGTGCTCGCAGTCTCCATTAGCATGGCTGCAACGCTTAGTCTCAACCACTTTCTTAAGCCCTATTTTGCCGAAGCTCGCCCCAATGCGGCGCTACTAGAGCAAGAGTACCTACTTAATACCCAAGATTTTTATCAACAGACTAAAGCCGATAAAAGAGAGCTGATCGGTACCGCAATACATCAGCTTGAAGTGGCACGCCCAGATCTGAACTTAAGCCCTTCAATAAAACGCCATTGGCAACATGAAGTCGGTTACGCTTTCCCTTCTGGTCATACTCTCTTTGCCGTCACACTTGCCCTAACGGTTAGCTTCTATCTACTCATGGCAGGGAAAACCTTACTGCCATTGATGTTATTTGGCTGGGCAATTACCATGGGGTTTAGCCGTATGCTGCTAGGGATGCACTGGCCGCAAGATGTTCTCGCTTCGACAGCAATTGGCGGTAGCATCGCCTTTATCAGCATCTACTTAACTCAAGCGCTGTGGCCAGCAATCAATAACCTGTTTGTCTCACGCCTCAAAGCAGCCTGA
- a CDS encoding Lrp/AsnC family transcriptional regulator, translating to MAELQLDKIDLNILKLMQQHGKLSNQELAEKVGLSPSPCSRRVKSLEEAGYIAGYATLLSAEHFDLALTAYIQVRLEKHSTDILDAFEAKISSYDEVQECCLLTGSDADYQLKVLVSDMKHFKVFLLDKLTTNDHIAGVRSSFVLKQVKNQTSIPLPI from the coding sequence ATGGCTGAACTGCAATTAGACAAGATTGACCTGAACATCCTCAAACTGATGCAGCAACATGGCAAACTGTCTAATCAGGAACTAGCTGAAAAAGTCGGTCTGTCTCCTTCCCCTTGCTCAAGACGAGTTAAATCGCTAGAAGAGGCGGGCTATATTGCGGGTTATGCCACCCTGCTCAGCGCCGAACATTTTGATCTTGCACTGACCGCCTATATTCAAGTCCGCTTAGAGAAACACTCGACCGATATTCTCGATGCCTTTGAAGCCAAAATTAGCAGCTACGATGAAGTGCAAGAGTGCTGTCTTCTTACGGGTAGTGATGCCGACTATCAACTTAAAGTGCTGGTTAGCGATATGAAACATTTTAAAGTCTTCTTGCTCGATAAGCTGACGACCAATGATCACATCGCTGGCGTGCGTTCTAGCTTCGTGCTGAAGCAAGTTAAAAACCAAACCAGCATTCCACTGCCGATTTAA
- a CDS encoding sodium-dependent transporter: MSIAKQGHFSSRIGFIMAAAGSAVGVGNIWGFPTQAATHGGGAFLLVYLFLILVLGYPMLMAELMIGRHGQTNPADAMAKVASRPLTKKIGKAIGFISIITATLICTFYSILSGWFVSFAIAPVAELTGQTQAASWLMDFSLSRNLVFTLVFIAMVILVIRQGVQKGIERWSKRLMPMLLLILVAGVIYILTQPGAMQGLEVLLVPDFSRVFEADVLIGALGQTFFSLTIGTAAMMVYGAYLSQKEDLAKLTAYVTLTDTSVAFLAALMVIPAMYVAQHNGVQIFADDGSLLNSDTLVFTVLPALFDTIGGISQYLLAIVFFILMTIAGLTSAISIVEVPTSYLVEKTNLSRDRATLIVGSLIAALSLVVVFNFETLFSFMITLTTERAQPLIALGIAIYLGWVWNRNQLISAIAQQEGVNPNSLFWKVWPWYVKYICPLLIIMIIVQLIS, from the coding sequence ATGAGTATTGCAAAACAAGGGCACTTTAGCTCTAGAATTGGCTTTATTATGGCGGCAGCAGGCTCAGCTGTCGGAGTCGGTAATATCTGGGGCTTCCCCACTCAAGCTGCCACTCATGGCGGCGGTGCTTTCCTGCTGGTTTATCTATTTCTGATCTTGGTACTCGGTTACCCCATGCTAATGGCAGAACTGATGATTGGTCGCCATGGGCAAACCAATCCTGCCGATGCCATGGCTAAAGTCGCCAGCCGTCCACTAACCAAAAAAATAGGTAAGGCAATCGGCTTTATCTCTATCATTACCGCTACCCTGATCTGTACTTTCTACAGCATTTTATCGGGCTGGTTTGTCAGCTTTGCCATCGCACCGGTTGCCGAATTAACAGGCCAAACACAGGCTGCTTCTTGGTTGATGGATTTCTCGCTGTCACGCAATTTAGTGTTCACGCTGGTTTTCATTGCCATGGTCATTTTAGTGATCCGCCAAGGTGTGCAAAAAGGGATTGAGCGTTGGTCTAAGCGCCTCATGCCGATGTTGTTACTGATCTTAGTCGCAGGGGTGATCTATATCTTAACTCAGCCAGGCGCGATGCAAGGTTTAGAAGTGTTATTGGTTCCCGACTTCTCCCGTGTATTTGAAGCCGATGTATTAATTGGCGCCCTAGGGCAAACCTTCTTCTCCTTGACCATAGGTACAGCCGCAATGATGGTGTACGGCGCTTACTTAAGCCAAAAAGAAGATCTTGCCAAGCTAACCGCTTACGTGACACTGACCGATACCTCGGTGGCATTTTTAGCAGCGCTAATGGTTATTCCAGCCATGTATGTGGCGCAGCATAACGGCGTACAAATTTTTGCTGACGACGGCAGCTTATTAAATTCTGACACCTTAGTGTTTACCGTTCTACCCGCCTTATTCGACACGATTGGCGGCATAAGCCAGTATTTACTTGCCATTGTTTTCTTTATCTTGATGACGATTGCAGGACTCACTTCGGCCATCTCTATTGTCGAGGTGCCCACCAGCTACCTAGTTGAAAAAACTAACTTGAGCCGTGATAGAGCCACCTTGATTGTGGGTAGCTTGATTGCCGCTTTATCTCTGGTCGTGGTATTTAATTTCGAGACACTATTTAGCTTTATGATCACCTTAACCACCGAGCGGGCTCAGCCATTAATTGCCCTTGGTATTGCCATCTACTTAGGCTGGGTATGGAACCGAAATCAATTGATTAGTGCGATTGCTCAGCAAGAGGGGGTGAACCCTAACAGCCTATTTTGGAAAGTATGGCCTTGGTATGTGAAATACATCTGCCCGCTACTTATCATCATGATCATTGTGCAACTAATTAGCTAA